Part of the Ziziphus jujuba cultivar Dongzao chromosome 8, ASM3175591v1 genome is shown below.
taaatgtgtacatgttttaaatgaaagaaatatgTTAAATTGGATTGCCTAACGATGTAATTCCTTTTCTTCCAATTTCATTTTGTACAATTATTCGTTAAATATGCAAATTACTCAGTTACAAATTATagtattttgaattagaatggctagatttaaaaattaaaaacaactaaaataaatacaagcaaatttatttatcatttatcaatttcattttatttttatatgttttaacaatgcattCTAAAAATcgatacaaaaaaaatatacatatattttaaaaaattgttgtgTGGTATTCTATTAATTTAGAGAAAtcttaacttttattttatttttgcttaaaatatataattccatccttcctttttttattttttatttttttggttatttagattatttatttttaaaaatacaaaataaagataaaaggcTAAAGCCTTAAACCCTAAGCCCTACCTCTGCTGCTGCTTTCCTCTTCCAGCCCCAACTAGATGCTTCCTTTTCACTCTTCGTTTCCTCAGCTTCCCAACCAAACCCAAACCCCTTCTTCCTCTGCTCCAAATCGTCAACAGGTACTCTTCTTCTCTCTCCAAAgttgtttctttttgttttcccggtagtttcatttttttattttttatttttttttagctttcccCATATAGGAGGTTTTGTAATAATCTAACTATTTCTTCCTTGCAAATTTTTGTGTTCTATTTGCAGAATTCCATGCCAATTCAACCTCATTTTGGTGGAGGCAATCCTCAATTTCCGATTCCTTTCAGTAATTCTGGCAACTTCTTGAGCAATGGCCATGGAGTTCCCATGACCAATGTCCCGCCATCAATGGTAACTCAACCTGGTTTCATGAATGCTCAGAACCATCTTCTTCCCTTGCAAAATAGTAATCTGGGTATGCCTTATTTAGCTTCTTCAGGTCCTATTCCTCAAATGGGTCAACCCCATGTGGGATTTGGTTCACAGGGTAGTGTAAACAATATGAACTCGGTTGGATCGTTTCCGTTTCGTGGGCAAGTATGCAATTTGGCACAGCAAGGCAATCCATCTCCATCTCCTGGGCAAGCATTTGGgaataatttattgaatttaccACAACAGCTCAATCAGAGTATGGGTTTGCCGTTTGCGCAATTATGTATGCCGAATCAGTTTCAGAATATTAACCAGTTTTTGCCCATGCAAATGTCTAATCCTTCTCAGTTTGTTCCTCGTAATAATGCATTTGGGTTTCTGAATCAAGCTTCTCAGGCTACGGTTCCTCATAATCCCACCTTTTTAGCAAATTCACAGTTTGGTAATGTGCAGTCCAATCAAGTTGGACAGCAAGATAACCAGAATCAGCATAACTTGCATCCACCTACGGTGGATGTGAATGCGTGGAGACCATCACAGGTTGGAACTCAGCAATGGCAAGGGAACTCATCTACACCGAATATACCAAGTTCTATTCAACCAGATAAAACTGATAACTTGCAACCTTCTGCAGTGAAGGGGTCACaggtaaacaaaaaaaaaaaaaaattctctgttTTCTTAGCCTTGTGAATTTTTGAGTTTATTTTCTGTGGAAACAGTTTTAGTAAGCTTTCTATTACTTGCAACCTGCTTTATAGATGTGTTATCAGAACTCTAGTAAGTCAGTTTATATGTGATAAATgaattgttgaatttttttatgagtTTGATGGAAAAATTCATTTCAGTACATAGATATAATGAGCTCATTTTTCTTGAATGAATTTCTTTAGTTTGTTTTTCTATCGTTTGTAATTGTTGGCATCTTGGCATctttttatatgatattatggcttggatttatttaaattcttttcatatttcttaataattacttttcaaatAATTTCTGTTTATAAATGAGCTACGTTTTTTTTCGTTTCATGTAATAATTGCAGGGAAATCCTACAAAACTTAATGGACATAATAATTCAAATTCCAACTGGAGAAATCCCCAGGGCAAAAATTTTACAAGGAATCCAAAAAGAGGGGTGCAGCGAGGAGGGTGGGTTATTTTATGAAGATATTTCTTCATTTTGCTGACGTGTTGCTTGTGATTCACAATTGGTTCAATTTATGTAGATTCCAGAATTCTCAGTTTCATCATatgaaaaatggaaagaaaaagttTGGTTTTCCTAACGGACAGAAGGGAAAAGGTTTGTGGAAGCTAACTATTCTGCCAAGTTTGTTTATTATGTAAACTTGAAAAGAATACTTGACTGAAACAAGATAAGTTGTAATGTGACAGAAGGGAAAAGTTTTGTGGAAGCTAACTATTCTGCCaagtttgtttattatttaaactTGAAAAGAATACTTGACTGAAACAAGATAAGTTGTAATGTGACTTTCATTGTATGAAGATCTGAAACATGATAAGTTGTAATGTGACTTTCATTGTATGAAGATCATTAGATTAAGTAGTtgacatgtatattttttaccaTAAACATGAATATTCACAATTGTCTAGTAAATTAACGAAAGAGGACTGGCCGATAatgttttttaagtttaaaaaagaAAGCCTTAAGTAGAAATTTACTGAAGCCCTACTCAAGAAGAGCTCCATTTATGTACGCATATTTTTCTATCAATGTTAATATCTATCTTATGCTACTTTTATTAAGAGCTCAAACTTCTGCAACATATTAGAGATTGTAAACCCTAAAGGTGTCCCATTGATCTGCTTGTGCTATCAATATGAGATCCCGAGCATCTATGAAAGCTTTTTGCTGGTCAtagaaattgttttatttaactTAGGGTGTGAGGATGTATATGGGTGAGTTTTCATGTGAAAGTTGGTTGGGGATGGAAACGTGAGTGTAAGGCTACAAAGGTGTGTTACTTTAGCAATCTTTGAATATTTAAGCTGCAATGTAAGCATGATGTTTAAtgtgtttaatatatatttttgttcccAAAACAGGGCTAAGAAATGAGATGGCAGGAAAGGCTGGTATTGCC
Proteins encoded:
- the LOC107412948 gene encoding uncharacterized protein LOC107412948 isoform X1 translates to MLPFHSSFPQLPNQTQTPSSSAPNRQQNSMPIQPHFGGGNPQFPIPFSNSGNFLSNGHGVPMTNVPPSMVTQPGFMNAQNHLLPLQNSNLGMPYLASSGPIPQMGQPHVGFGSQGSVNNMNSVGSFPFRGQVCNLAQQGNPSPSPGQAFGNNLLNLPQQLNQSMGLPFAQLCMPNQFQNINQFLPMQMSNPSQFVPRNNAFGFLNQASQATVPHNPTFLANSQFGNVQSNQVGQQDNQNQHNLHPPTVDVNAWRPSQVGTQQWQGNSSTPNIPSSIQPDKTDNLQPSAVKGSQGNPTKLNGHNNSNSNWRNPQGKNFTRNPKRGVQRGGFQNSQFHHMKNGKKKFGFPNGQKGKGLRNEMAGKAGIANSSNQGREQRRSLSLLYSEEEIKQWREERRKHYPSKANLDKKLAAKMIGTEVIEREAQIRREQLKEILAKQAELGVEVAEIPSHYLSDSKKQGHGREESRGPMTRNERLQNKFDKRGRYDKKDRFGKKRRLHNDGSSDVPSLSRRKPTLLQKLLDTDVRRDKSRLLQVFRFMSLNSFFKDWPGKPLDFPSVIVKESGCGDNVVEATSPHAGKDVAQVSVNTMVEKVDDNDNDDDDEYEDGDNSTDENENDEDIQEEGEIIN
- the LOC107412948 gene encoding uncharacterized protein LOC107412948 isoform X3, translating into MLPFHSSFPQLPNQTQTPSSSAPNRQQNSMPIQPHFGGGNPQFPIPFSNSGNFLSNGHGVPMTNVPPSMVTQPGFMNAQNHLLPLQNSNLGMPYLASSGPIPQMGQPHVGFGSQGSVNNMNSVGSFPFRGQVCNLAQQGNPSPSPGQAFGNNLLNLPQQLNQTSQATVPHNPTFLANSQFGNVQSNQVGQQDNQNQHNLHPPTVDVNAWRPSQVGTQQWQGNSSTPNIPSSIQPDKTDNLQPSAVKGSQGNPTKLNGHNNSNSNWRNPQGKNFTRNPKRGVQRGGFQNSQFHHMKNGKKKFGFPNGQKGKGLRNEMAGKAGIANSSNQGREQRRSLSLLYSEEEIKQWREERRKHYPSKANLDKKLAAKMIGTEVIEREAQIRREQLKEILAKQAELGVEVAEIPSHYLSDSKKQGHGREESRGPMTRNERLQNKFDKRGRYDKKDRFGKKRRLHNDGSSDVPSLSRRKPTLLQKLLDTDVRRDKSRLLQVFRFMSLNSFFKDWPGKPLDFPSVIVKESGCGDNVVEATSPHAGKDVAQVSVNTMVEKVDDNDNDDDDEYEDGDNSTDENENDEDIQEEGEIIN
- the LOC107412948 gene encoding uncharacterized protein LOC107412948 isoform X4, giving the protein MLPFHSSFPQLPNQTQTPSSSAPNRQQNSMPIQPHFGGGNPQFPIPFSNSGNFLSNGHGVPMTNVPPSMGSVNNMNSVGSFPFRGQVCNLAQQGNPSPSPGQAFGNNLLNLPQQLNQSMGLPFAQLCMPNQFQNINQFLPMQMSNPSQFVPRNNAFGFLNQASQATVPHNPTFLANSQFGNVQSNQVGQQDNQNQHNLHPPTVDVNAWRPSQVGTQQWQGNSSTPNIPSSIQPDKTDNLQPSAVKGSQGNPTKLNGHNNSNSNWRNPQGKNFTRNPKRGVQRGGFQNSQFHHMKNGKKKFGFPNGQKGKGLRNEMAGKAGIANSSNQGREQRRSLSLLYSEEEIKQWREERRKHYPSKANLDKKLAAKMIGTEVIEREAQIRREQLKEILAKQAELGVEVAEIPSHYLSDSKKQGHGREESRGPMTRNERLQNKFDKRGRYDKKDRFGKKRRLHNDGSSDVPSLSRRKPTLLQKLLDTDVRRDKSRLLQVFRFMSLNSFFKDWPGKPLDFPSVIVKESGCGDNVVEATSPHAGKDVAQVSVNTMVEKVDDNDNDDDDEYEDGDNSTDENENDEDIQEEGEIIN
- the LOC107412948 gene encoding uncharacterized protein LOC107412948 isoform X2, translated to MPIQPHFGGGNPQFPIPFSNSGNFLSNGHGVPMTNVPPSMVTQPGFMNAQNHLLPLQNSNLGMPYLASSGPIPQMGQPHVGFGSQGSVNNMNSVGSFPFRGQVCNLAQQGNPSPSPGQAFGNNLLNLPQQLNQSMGLPFAQLCMPNQFQNINQFLPMQMSNPSQFVPRNNAFGFLNQASQATVPHNPTFLANSQFGNVQSNQVGQQDNQNQHNLHPPTVDVNAWRPSQVGTQQWQGNSSTPNIPSSIQPDKTDNLQPSAVKGSQGNPTKLNGHNNSNSNWRNPQGKNFTRNPKRGVQRGGFQNSQFHHMKNGKKKFGFPNGQKGKGLRNEMAGKAGIANSSNQGREQRRSLSLLYSEEEIKQWREERRKHYPSKANLDKKLAAKMIGTEVIEREAQIRREQLKEILAKQAELGVEVAEIPSHYLSDSKKQGHGREESRGPMTRNERLQNKFDKRGRYDKKDRFGKKRRLHNDGSSDVPSLSRRKPTLLQKLLDTDVRRDKSRLLQVFRFMSLNSFFKDWPGKPLDFPSVIVKESGCGDNVVEATSPHAGKDVAQVSVNTMVEKVDDNDNDDDDEYEDGDNSTDENENDEDIQEEGEIIN
- the LOC107412948 gene encoding uncharacterized protein LOC107412948 isoform X5, coding for MGQPHVGFGSQGSVNNMNSVGSFPFRGQVCNLAQQGNPSPSPGQAFGNNLLNLPQQLNQSMGLPFAQLCMPNQFQNINQFLPMQMSNPSQFVPRNNAFGFLNQASQATVPHNPTFLANSQFGNVQSNQVGQQDNQNQHNLHPPTVDVNAWRPSQVGTQQWQGNSSTPNIPSSIQPDKTDNLQPSAVKGSQGNPTKLNGHNNSNSNWRNPQGKNFTRNPKRGVQRGGFQNSQFHHMKNGKKKFGFPNGQKGKGLRNEMAGKAGIANSSNQGREQRRSLSLLYSEEEIKQWREERRKHYPSKANLDKKLAAKMIGTEVIEREAQIRREQLKEILAKQAELGVEVAEIPSHYLSDSKKQGHGREESRGPMTRNERLQNKFDKRGRYDKKDRFGKKRRLHNDGSSDVPSLSRRKPTLLQKLLDTDVRRDKSRLLQVFRFMSLNSFFKDWPGKPLDFPSVIVKESGCGDNVVEATSPHAGKDVAQVSVNTMVEKVDDNDNDDDDEYEDGDNSTDENENDEDIQEEGEIIN